ACGAGCATGGCGTATTGATGGATGCCCATCGCGGCCATCGTCAACGCCACGATCAGCGGCAGTACCGTGGCGACGACGGCCGTGCACAGCCCGTAGACAAAGAAGGCGCGCAGGTTGCGCACGCACGCCGTCCAACTGAAAAAGAGCGCCTTGATGGGGGGGACGTCGTGCCATGCCACAAGCACCGGCGCGAACCAGAACATCATCGCGACCGGGATGTACGCGAGCCCCGCTGCCAGCATGGCCTGCCCCATCGAGCCGCTCGTGAGCGATTCTTCGCTGATACGGCCACCGAAGAGCATCTTGTTGAGCAGATCGCCGCCGTCGAAGAGCGCCGAGAACAGGAACACCACGGCCATCGCCACAATGTAGTAGCCGCCAAGGATCAGCAGCCGGCGCGAGACTTCCTTGCCGTGGCCACGAAAGCCATCGAGCAGCACGTTCGGCAGCACCTGTTTGCTTTTGATGATGTCGCGGCAGGCAGCCATGAAGCCGACCGATAGACCGGGGATGAACAGCAGCGGGAGGAACGCGCCCACCACCGGCAGGATCGACAGCAGCATCACGCCAAACAAATAGGCGAAGAGCAGCGTCAGAATGGCGAGCGGGTTCTTGCGGAACAGCCAGATGCCCTGGCGCAGCCACACATAACCACTCTTCGGCGGGACTTCAAGCAATTGCATAGGGTTCGAATGACTCCGATGGGACGTCAGGTTACAGCCAGGGAATGGAAACGGCTTCGATGCGTTCGCGCAGGATTCGTTCGAAATGCCCCGGATCGTGCGGCTTGAGCATTTCGGCCGCCCGCGGCAAGTGAAAATCATACAGGCGCGACACCCAGAAGCGCAGCGCCCCCGCCCGGAGCATATCGCGCCAGTGCGACGCTTCGATGTTCGTGAGCGGGCGCACTGTCTCGTAGGCACGCAGCATGGCGTGCACGCGCGCCTCGTCCAGCACGCCGGTCGAGAGGTCGCAGCACCAGTCGTTGACCGTTACCGCCAAGTCGAACAGCCACTTGTCGCAACCCGCGAAGTAGAAATCGAAGAATCCTCCCAGGCGGGGCGAGCCATCTTCGGCCTGGTCGAACAATACGTTGTCGCGGAACAAGTCGCAGTGGCACGGTCCCGCCTGCATCGCACGGTAGTCGCCTGATGCAAAAAACGCTTCCTGATGCGCCATCTCGCTTTGCAGCAGGGCGCGTTCCGCGTCGCTCAGGAACGGCATGACTTCAGGCGCCGCTTCGCGCCACCACGGCAGGCTTCGCAGGTTCGCCTGCTCGAGCGTGAAGTCGCGCCCGGCCAGATGCATGCGTGCGAGCATGGCGCCCACGTGCGCGCAGTGCTCGGGCGCAGGCGCCAGTTCGGAGCGCCCGGCCAGCTTGGTCACGATGGTGGCGGGTTTGCCGTTCAGTTCGCCAAGAATTTCGCCCGTGCGATCGGGGATCGGGTCGGGCACCGGTACGCTGTGGTGCGCGAGGTGCCCCATCAATTGGAGATAGAACGGCAATTGCGTTGCCGTGAGCTTCTCGAACAGCGTCAGCACGAACTCGCCGCGCTCGGTCGTCAGGAAGTAGTTGGTGTTTTCGATGCCGGAGCTGATGCCCCGGAAATCGAGAACATTCCCCAAATCGTAGCGTTGCAGCCATTGATCGAGCTGCTCGGGCGAGACGGAAGTGAAAACGGCCATGCGTGCGTTAAGTGGAGGTGTCTCAGACAAACGGCCCGTGCACGTGCAGCGGGCCGCTGGGTCGAGACATACAGGAAGCTGGCGCGCCGCCAGGTGGCGCGCGCGGGTGAATCAGATTACCAGAGACGTCAGAACTTCAGGCCGACGGACGGCAACCGGTCGTTTTGCGACGTGTTGTCGCGCGTGCGCGGCGAGTTGTCCGGCGGTGTCGTCAACTGATAGTTCGTGCCAAAACGGGAGTGGACGTCGATCTCCGTCGGCTTGCCGCGATCGCGGTACTCGGTCACGGTCGTGCCTTGGTCGTTGACGTAATAGCTTGGCTTGCGCTCCTGATTGACATCCACCGACGAGGTGCTGGTGGCGGCTGCGCGGGCGTCGGCCTCACGTTTGGCGGCTTGCGCGGCGGTTTCCTTGCCATCCTGAGCAAATGCGTGACCGGCAAGCAGCAGGCCGGCACCGAACAGCAGGGGCAGGGCACGGGAAAGGCGCGTTTTCATCATTATTCTCCGAGGGCGGGAACGCATCCGCGACGTGTGGGGCAAGCCGAACCGGCGCAGCGGGTTCCAATATGTCCATTCTATCAAACGTCCCCCACTTCGCATCGTGAAATCGCGTGGAATGCACCGTGCTTCCTTGTCTTTCGGGCGGCGGCACGTTCCGGTCGGTCGTTTCGGGGCACCGACGGGGAGGGGCTGGATCGGTCGCTTGCCTTTCGATGCGCGCGTCTATATTCCTTTGAGTAATAAGCGAATCACGAAACGGTCGTTTTCTTCATTGCGACAGTCTGGCATTCTTCCACGTTGTCTTAATGGGTGGCCGAGTGCCGCCCATCTGCATTCTGGAGTCCGTAAGTCCTATGTCCACTTCTGCCGCCTCGGCTGCCGTCAAAACGGTCCCGCCTTCGCCGTCTTCCTACAACGCCCGGCCCCTCGCCATTGCTCTGGTGCTGATTGCGATCGGCATTGCCTATCTTCAAGCCACCGTGGGTCCGAAACAAGC
This window of the Pandoraea fibrosis genome carries:
- a CDS encoding BPSS1780 family membrane protein — its product is MQLLEVPPKSGYVWLRQGIWLFRKNPLAILTLLFAYLFGVMLLSILPVVGAFLPLLFIPGLSVGFMAACRDIIKSKQVLPNVLLDGFRGHGKEVSRRLLILGGYYIVAMAVVFLFSALFDGGDLLNKMLFGGRISEESLTSGSMGQAMLAAGLAYIPVAMMFWFAPVLVAWHDVPPIKALFFSWTACVRNLRAFFVYGLCTAVVATVLPLIVALTMAAMGIHQYAMLVLMPYSILFTAVLYCSFYASYRGCFGVQEIGAIDPNVAPPEA
- a CDS encoding homoserine kinase, encoding MAVFTSVSPEQLDQWLQRYDLGNVLDFRGISSGIENTNYFLTTERGEFVLTLFEKLTATQLPFYLQLMGHLAHHSVPVPDPIPDRTGEILGELNGKPATIVTKLAGRSELAPAPEHCAHVGAMLARMHLAGRDFTLEQANLRSLPWWREAAPEVMPFLSDAERALLQSEMAHQEAFFASGDYRAMQAGPCHCDLFRDNVLFDQAEDGSPRLGGFFDFYFAGCDKWLFDLAVTVNDWCCDLSTGVLDEARVHAMLRAYETVRPLTNIEASHWRDMLRAGALRFWVSRLYDFHLPRAAEMLKPHDPGHFERILRERIEAVSIPWL